Genomic segment of Malus domestica chromosome 15, GDT2T_hap1:
TTGTATCTTACGTTAGTTCTATTGTTGAAAGCAGGTTTATAATTGGGATTTTGCATCTAGCATCATGAGATTCAAACGAGGGAGCAACGTAGAAGTACTGAGCAAAAAGGAGATGCCTTCAGGCTGCTGGTGCTGTGCTAAGATAATCTGCGGTAATGGCCACAACTACACAGTcagatatgatgcatatgagGGTAATGCTGATAACGCCGTTGTGGAGAGGGTATCCAGGGATGCCATCAGGCCTTGCCCACCTCCACTGGAAGTTTCAGAGAATTTAATTCCTGGTGATGTCATTGAGGTTTTTGACAAATTTTCTTGGAAAATGGCAACAATTACAAAGGTTTTGGGAAGGGAGTGCTTTTTAATCAGGCCAGTCGGATCCTCCCGGCAGCACAAGGTCAGAAAATTTGAAATCCGAGTCAGACAGTTTTGGCAAGATGACAAATGGGTTGTGATTGGAAAGGTAATATCATCCTAATATATTTCTCGATGCAATTTGTTTATTAGCATTTTTCAGTTTTATGTGTCCAAGAGTTTTCAAGTGTTAATGAGGACCTCGAAAAGATGTATTAAAGTTAATTAGTAGTGGTACAAAATATAAGCATCAATAACAGTGATTGATATAAACTTTGTAGGGTTTCGTTTTGAATGTTTGAAGTTGGAAGTTTGCTTTGGTTATTAGGATAGTACTGATCATAAATAACTTTCAGTGATTTCCTCTATGTTGTTTCCAAGTGCTAATCTTTGGTTACTTGCTTGCAGGGTTTGAACCATTATGAGAATCGACAACGTGGTGAACTTTTAACTCTAaagttcaaccaaaattcatacCTTAAAGCTCAGAAGAATGTAACAAAGACTGCCTCCTCTCATCTGAAGAGAAGATCACCTTACTTTTGTTCTCAAGATGAAGCATATGATGGATCTGCTGAGAAGTTTAGAGCTGTTGATATAGAGGGCAAGTGTCTCCGAGTAATTTCTGCGAATTTATCTACATTTTCTGAACAGGTAGATGTTGATTTACCAAGACGTATGCAGGGTGGAAAAGATTTACGTGCTTCTCTTTACAACAGAAAAGCTGTATTGCCTGATGTGGATGTGGAAAGGAGGAAACCAAATGGTGATGTTGGGCGTGTGTTTGCTGTGAACCTTAAATCGAATGATGCTGATAGTATTACGTGCTCTGTTGGTAGTTGTAGTATCGATACGAATGATTCCAATAAGTTACCTCCTCCTGTTTCAGCTAGTTCTACTGAAGATTTTGATGATCAGTTTTCTGATGCTGAATCTATTTGTCAATTGGGATATGAGGAAGGAATCTCTCTCCTTCCCGCTAAAGAAGAATTGGCAGCGGAGATCCATAGGTTAGAGTTGCATGCTTACCGTTGCACAATAGGGGCATTACATGCATCAGGACCTTTAAGTTGGGAACAAGAAGAATTGGTGACAAATCTTCGTCTTTCACTCCATATATCAAATGATGAACATTTAATGGAGCTTAGAAACCTAATTTCTGGAGATACCAGCATTCATATCAGATGACAGGAAATCTGGAACTGCGTCTTCtgattcatatttttcttgtagCTGTAGAATCTCGATGAGCATTTTCATTAATGACCTTGCTCCACTGTAAGAAACAAGATGAGATGTTTTGATGTTCTTTTGTGTTTAGTTAACAACACATAGTTCAAACGCAATGTAGTACAAACTTTTCCAAGTATGCCTTTTATCAAAGTCTTTGTTGTGAATCAATTAttctttttttgcttttctctgGGTTTGTACTGACAGCATATCAAGATTTAGAGGTTCAAAATAAACTTTAGCATATGAAGTTTCTGTATTTTGTGTGTAAGCATTTGGGTATTATCGATGTATATTGCAACTTGGAAGTAACGAATGTGCATGTTCGCTTATCACACATCTGTACGTTTAGTGATATAGAGTGTTGTATCTTTTCTTCGTTTGTTGATTTCTGAGGCTAATTTGTTTCGCTTCGGTTCCTTGAGTTGTATATAATATACTCCATGATTTCATTTGTGGGCAGTATTAATGCATTCACTGCATTTTCCAGGGCCAAAGTAGGAGGCTTGTCTCCTTGctttcaagtctccaaagaTGAGCTTGGGGCATGCCAGCTTTTTCTCGGCCTAGACTTGAGGGCAATTGTACGACAGCTTCTGATGCTGCTGTTCTCATTAACATATCCAGTTTCTTCATTTGTCCATGTCACTATGTCAGGCCACCTGTGAGCCTTAGCTACCTGTTTTGCTGAGGATGTAAGACAATCTTGTTGCTAACACAGGATGACATGTGATGTGGATGCTCGAAAGGttttatttcaaacattttcTTCAGCACGTCCACTTACAAATTGCTTAGTGATATCTTTTATATTCTCCATCTGCTACAAGATTATCATGTGATTACAGATCTTTTTTCACAATATTCTTCGTTTCTGTGTGTTTTTATCCTTTCTATTTTCTGATCAAGGGTATTTTTGAATGTAAAAGTTCAGGATATTGAAATTGTCCATAAGCATGGGAAGTATATTTTGAAGCTTAAAGTTCAATGAAAAAGGTAAGCATTGTTCCGATATAACAACAAATTTGGCAGGAGAGCAAACGGCTTGTGTTGATTATGCAGAAGCCAAATGCATTTTAAATAACTGATGAATTCTAGGTTTTATTTTTCCAGTTTTTGAAAAGttcttcaaaacaaaccaagatACTAAAAGTCAGCTTCGTTTCTTATTGTTTCTAGTTCTAAGCTGCTTCCGAAAGTTGTAGCTTGACAAATTTTACATTGTAAATTTTCCAAAAGATGTGATTAATATGTACCTTAGCTGCATATTTTTCTCTATTGAAGTGTTTGAATATGCCATTCGCTGAGTTAGCATATGGTGGTCCTCTTGCTGGAATAAGGGTTGGTATCTTATGTTGATCGGCATGAAGTATGCAAGTTTTTTCTTGATATTATTCAGAAGCTATATCTTAAGTTGATCAGCAGGACGTATGCAATTTTTTTCTTGATATTATTCCTCAGCTTCTGATTCAGAGTGTTTCAAACTTCCAAGTTTCAACCTCTATTCTTCAGTCAACAAATCAGTAACCAATTTGCCAAATCTTCAGGTGTAAACAGCAAGTAGATGTCAATGTATACGCTACTCGACTACCCTACAGCTCTTCAATTCTTTGTGATTATTGTAGTTTTTATATGTAATTGATCTGACTGGTTCTGTAGCTTACACTCATTGCTTTAGCTTTGGCAACTGGATCATATTTCCATTTCGACCAGAGAGCAGAGTGATGAACAATATGTTCCAAGAAAAAGCGAATGGAGAACTTCGAATAAAGCATATGCGTACGCTTTTGCTTGCCCTGATCTACAAAAATTGTCAGCCATGTTCTTTTACTGCAAGAGTTGAACTGAGGTAGGCCAGAAAGGGTTAAAATTGGTTACGGAAGGAAACAAAGTTGTCTTTTTCTGTTAATGGTACATTAGATTATCGTTGTTCTTAATCATTAGTTTTTGTCCTTATCAAGTTTCTGTAGAAAAACATTAcctcttctttttttgtccTTGTCAAGTTTCTGTAGTAAAACATTACCTTTTTTTTACGTCCTTCGTGGTTTGAAAGggtaatttgtttttgttgcacCTTCTGTTTAAGCATTGCCTGAATTACAGTTTTTATGGTTCCTGCTGCAGATGCTTTCGACGAAAACTATATATCAGCTTGGCTAGAAACCAACCTGAAAGCTACATATCCAACTACCAGAAGCTTTTGATTATGGTAAGAATTGATGGTTGGTCTGTGGTATAAGCTCATGAATGTGAACTGCAAAATATTCCAGGATCTTGAGCAAGTAACGATGACATCACGCTCGGAAAAATTTCATTGCCTCGGCAATCCCAAATAATTCAGCCAAATCTTAGATCACTTGTATTGTCATCCCCTCTGGCAAGTCTGGGAGTCAGAAAGCTCATGCCAGAAATTCGTTTGTTTTTTATCACCAGAGAATTCACTGCATGAGATGAGATGAGACCGTCACATGAttttgtatcttgtgaagatttTCATGTCTTTTGGAGATCTATAAATACTAACTTGAGGAGAAGGTCTTATATGGAGCGGGTTCACTATCACGCGGCACTCCGGATCTAATAAGATATTGCTAAGTGCAAATTTTTCTCCTCATGATAATGTATTGGATTTGAACGTTAAGTGGCGATGAACCTGTTTCATGTAAGTTGCTTAGGTGTCTGAAGTTCAAAAGGACAGCCAATTATCCGCGCTGCATAACAGCACTGTTTTATGGGCcctttgacaaaagaaaaaaaacaatttaatgGGCCCAGGTTTAGGTAGTGTACTTGCTAATAAGTAGGGATAAGACTTTTGGGCTTCATGTATCCCACATTGGGTTGCAACTTGCAACCCACCATCAGAAATCATATTAAATTTTGACAAAGATATGATTTGATGGCTTGGAAGAAAATCTACTAAGCACATCACAACATAAGTTTTTGGATAAATTACTATTCAAGTATTAAATGAAAAGCTAATAAAAAAAGGtattgaattgatatgaattAAGTAGGAAAAATTTGGACAAGGGCATTTCTTACACATCTTCACAACTACTATTCTTCATTGATTACGTTGAAGTTTACGTGAAACTAAGTAGATGTCTGAACTGATTGATATTAAAAGTAAATGTCCGAACTGATTGATATTAAAAGTAAATGTCCGAACCGAttgatattaaaaaatttgCGAATGATTTGTGGGTATGGAAGAAATGCCACTCGAACACAAACCAAGTTAGTTCGTTCCAAAACGCGTTGAGGCAGTTGATTGGAAACTTAGGCTGCCTTTGTTAGAGAGGCTTGGGTTAGATAGTGTAATTCACTAGATTCGAGGCTAATTGCATGAAAAAATGGATGATAACTTTCCAATTATGTCCAATTTAAAGGTAAAAGATGGACATAACATATATTTTGCAGAAGAATTCTATGACTTTGAGTGCTTGGTACTACTACGATCTTATTCACCCACGACGTGTTCGACTACAGTGATGACAGAAAGCAGCACAGAGGAAAACCACATGCCAATCTTCAACTTTATATACGCGTCCTTCGTAGTTCATACGCTGATTAaacttttctatttttcttgttttgtttcttaattTCTCGTCTCCTtccttgagagagagagagagagagagagagagagtaattaGATAGAATCTTAGGAGCGAAAGAGCAACCAAACAGGTGGGCTTGTCACAAAAATGACCAACAAAATTCCAAGGTGTCATTCTTTGCAAAGGCGTTTTTGGATTAAGAAATGAGTGGTGCATTTATGTGGCTCCACCAAATCCTCTCTTATTATCTCACTATAATCTCTTCATGATTGTCAATCCCATGTGATTTTGCCTCTCCCACAAATAGAGACAGATAGAGATGCCTGTCTATGACTGTGACTCAATTAGTTGGATTAAGCCTCCTAATGAAGTTCAATGGTTCTTATTTCAACCGTCATTAACTAGAAAACGATATGTATCTGTCGTTTAAAGGTCAGTTTATTTAGTTAAATCAAGCACCAacaacacaaaaaaataaaaaaataataaaactataGACTCTTATTGAAAAACGCTACCAACTCACAGAACCAAACTTTTATAAGAGTTACTGCAACTTATTCCGATCAACTCGTGAACTTAACTTATATTTTGTTAAGTAAATTCGACGGCTTAGTTAAACCAAACACcaacaataaaaacaaacaaaactaacACTACGAAATTTTAACATGCAAAGTCGGTTTTAAGTTACTGCAACTTATTCCGACAGGAGAACTTAACTTATCAACAAATGACCTGGTTGGGGGTGCTTGGCTGCACCATCTTATTAGTTATCACCTTCAATATGGACAAGAATTTTATAACTTATAAGTTGTCGTTTGAATGTCCAACACAAAATTTAGTTACCTTCACCTAAGATATGCAACACTTATTAAATGCCTGGCCGACTTTTTCTATGTCTCTCCATCGAGTTTTCCATGCCACTTCCTTTTGGAACAGTGAACACGCAAATGTGTGTACGCTACTGTAAACTTGGATAGAAATTCAATCAAATCAGTATTAATGTATTGGGTTGTCAGCATATGTTGGGATCTGCTTAATATTTATATCAGATGCAGATCATGTTCATCACATTCCACTTAAATTAATTATCTGACATCTGGCATATATAcagatatacatacatatatatatgtgtgtgtgtgtattattaCGTATACAACTAACTAGTTAAGCCTTGTGACAAGTCCCAGTGATCATATGGTAggtggagaagaagatgatgggGTAACTATCTGGAACACTGAGATATGGAATCATGTAATAGTCTATAGGAGGAGTCAGAAGTTCATACGAAATTGGCAAATGGAGGCAAGAGAAAATGGCCAATCATGCAAAACAGAAAGAGCTAGGCCTTTGGACCGTCAGGGTCGCATTAATCAAGGGCAGACATTAGCCAGCTCAGCTCCTTTGGCATGGCTGCAAATTTGGGAGACAATATTGAAGGGAATTTGTATTAATATTGCTTTTACATACTGGTGTAATATACTATACAATTTGATTAGGGAATTGGGAGATGACTCTGTCACAACCATAGATCTTAAGTATTTTCCTAGGGATCTataaaaccctagttttttaaTTTGGTGGAGGGGACAAAAAACCCCATTTTAATTCCTGAGACAATATACAAGCTAGGAGTTGGGACATCTTCCATGGAGATAATCAGTTTAATCCCTTGTCCATGCCGACTGCCAAGAAAGTTTTGAATGTGCATGCGATAATGAAGGGGTGTTGTACCTAATTCATATGTTATAAGAAGGGTGATTGATAAATTTGATATATATACTAGAGATTTcgtattaataaataaaaaatgagcatacatgcatgcatgcttgtTATAATATAAGTAGATTATTAATACTACGTGACAGTGTGTCGATTACATTAAAAAACCTGTCGTCCATAACATTTAGGCTCTTAGCTTGACCTTCCTGTTCTTTGGGTTAAATCGAACGGCTACTtgcacaaaagaaaatagtttgtTCAAATAACTGTAAGTCTATAACTTTACCTCATGTTTTTCTGGAATATTGTCTCATGTATTAAATTATAAAGATGGAGAGGgaaatatttatcaaatattATTCACAAATTTAGCTTGACCTTTTAAGATGGAGCCATCAGCCATTGGAGTGTTGATTTTGTCGCCTAGCAAAGTTGGGGAGACATAGCCCTAGATGTTAATGTGGGAAGCATGCTCAGGACGAAGCACAAGCGAACAAAGAAGCCTCTAACCTATgaaagaaaagttaaatttaaacattttaaGATTAGGACATGGATTACTTTTAATCAGGGGAATCGTGTTACAGATTAAACAACtgggaaaaaagttaatgaagaaTCAGATAGAAAGCAAGCAAAGGAAGCACACCTCACCAAGATTAATAAGAAATGCAGATAACATAGTAATGGTTCTTCATGTCCTTGCAGCACAAATTTTAAGATAATCGTCGTGATAAGGAAGAGTAATCAGATTACAATCTACATAATAATGGTGTCCTAAATAGAAAGTTGTCAGTTCTGCGtgcagtgagagagagagaggagattattattattctttttttttttggtttggtgggGGAAGGGTTGATGCTAGTCTGCTACCGACCTTCTTAGTCAgacttttttgttcttctcaATATTCTATCTAATTCTACCATGTTGAATGGTGATCGAAATCGTTTATTTTCTAGTTCAACCCTAAGAAAATCAATTCAATCATAAGTTGTTTAAATGTTTAATGAAcgtttttaaattttcaatgtttaattgaagaacatggtttgtttatttattaaataaccGTTAGATGCTCAACGATTTTAGAATCTGTTGATTTTGATAAAGTTAATCTTCAAAGAGTGACATATATTAGATATAACAAGAGAGTGAGAGTTGTTATATTGTAAGAAGTTGAGTTAGTTACAATTGGGAGTTAGTTGGAAACAGAATTAGTTAGAAGTACAACTACCAGAGGGTATTATAGTCATTGTTGTAATATGGATGATAGGTATATAACCATGGTATACAGACCATTGGTGACAGTATGATTGAATATACAAGAAACCCTTttacttctctctctaaacttccTTCTTTTCTCTGAGTGCTTCCTTTATTCTTCTTTACGATATATACACTattgttaatatggtatcagagccgggAGAGGTTCGTTGCCGATTCCGATTCTAGGGTTCTTCCGCTGTACTGCAGTTGTGATCGTGGGTTCGTTAGCACTTCATCAGAAATTCAGAGAAGAATGGAAGTTGAAACTGGGCAGAAGTTTGGTGTTCTAAGTGTAGAAATCTTTCAGGTGATTTTGTTCCGATGTTTCGCTTTCTGTGTTACTGATTGATTTACAGATTCAAGGTGTTCGTTTCTGTGCTATGTTCATTTGGGGATTTTGTTATTCCTGTTGTTGTGTGATAATTGGATGATTCCTACTTCAAAGTATTAGATTGAGAGTGTCAATCTCTCTTGGCTATAAGAAAGTGTCAATCTTTCTTGGTGGATTCGAAAGTGTCAGTCTTTCGTGTCTTGGTTAAAGTTTGATTGGAAGAAAGTTtcattctttcttgtttttcgAAAGTGTCAGTCTTTCGTCAATTTGTCTTGCTTCCCAGTTGCTTGAAGAAAGTTTTAGTCTTTCTTGTATACGAAAGTGTCAGTCTTTCGTACATTTGGTTTACAGAAAGTTTCAGTCTTTCTTGAATACGAAAGTGTCAGTCTTTCGTGAACTTGAATTGCATTGCTATCTGAACGTTTCAGTCGTTCTTAATTTTTGTTGATCATGGCGAATATGAATATCAAAGTTGAGAATCTTTTGGGAATGTTGACTATAAAATTGAGGGATGATAATTTTGCTAAATGGGCGTTCCAATTTCAATCAGTCTTGAGAGGGTATAAGATGTTTGGTCATTTTGATGGGGATACTGTTTGTCCACCCAAATTTGTCATTGATACGGAAAAAGGAGTAACTGATAGGCTTActgatgcatatattgaatggGAGTCTATGGATATGGCCTTACTGAGTTTGTTGATTGCTACACTTTCTGATGAAGCTATTGAGTATGTTCTTGGTTGCAGAACTGCGTTTGAAGCCTGGTCTAATCTTGTTGATAGATATGCATTGGTGTCTAAATCCCGAGTTAATCATCTAAAGACTGAGCTGCATACCATACAAAAAGGGAGTGATTCGGTTGATAAATACttgttgaggttgaagagtatCAAAGATCAATTGATTGCAGCTGGAGAATCTGTGTCTGAAAATGATGTGATTATTGCAGGGCTTGCAGGCTTACCAAAGGAATATGCTATCATTCGCACTGTCATTTTGGCTAGAGAATCATCTATAACTCTAAAAGAATTTCGAGCTCAATTGTTGGGGGCGGAAAAAGAAATAGAAGGGGATACTAATGTCTTATCTCAGAATCTGTCTGCATTGTATGTTCAGGGATCTAGTATTTCACAGGGCTCGTCTTCTGCTTCTGGTTCAAATCCTGCAGGACACTGTCATTTGCCGTCTACTACAGGAGGTGTTCTTACTCCATCTCCATATCTCAATCCATCTCAATTACAATTTCCACATGAGCCATATAATTCTCAGATGTCACAACAGTTTCCTACTCCATCATCTCTTGTGTATCCACAACAATCTCTTGGTTTCGGGTTTCTAGGGAATATGTCTCATACAAATCCAAGACAACAATTTGGTCAGAATGGGAGTCATAATTCTAATGGAGGCAGTACCTTCAGGTCTAATGGTGGTCATAATTACAGGTCTAATGGTGGAAATAATTACATAACTAATGGGGGGTTCAAAGGCAAGAACTTCAATGGAGGGTTTCCTGGTGGTTCTTCTTTTGGAAATTCAAGGCAGAATGGTACTGGAACATGGTCTAGTAATGCAGAGAATAGATCTAATGTAGTCATAGAGTGCCAAATTTGCAATAAGAGAGGACACACAGCTGTGAATTGTTTTCATAGGAATTCTAATACTCCATCTACTGGTTATTTGCTTGAGTGTCAAATTTGTGGCAAGAGAGGACATTCTGCACTGGAATGTTATCACAGGGGAAATTATGCCTTTCAAGGTCAACCTCCACCACCATCTCTTAATGCTATGGCTGCACAGCAAATGTCTCACTATGTTCCTCAAGATTCTTGGGTTGTTGACACGGGTGCATCACATCATATCACAGCTGATGTGGATGCTCTGAACAATGTTACACCTTTTGAAGGTTCTGACAGAATTACAATTGGAAATGGCACAGGTTTACACATTGCCAATACTGGTTCTACAACTATTCACACCAATTCACATGCTCTTATGCTTAAAAATGTGCTGCATGTTCCAACAATAGCCCGCAATTTATTATCTGTTCAACAGTTATGTGCAGATAATCATAATTGGTTTGTTTGTGATGATAAACAATTTTTTGTGTAGGACAAGAAGACAAAGGAGGTTCTGTATCAAGGAAAGAGTAGGCCCAGATCACTGTTTCAGATTCCAGTACTCAAAAGGTCGAAGGGAATGCAATCTGTGGTTCAAGGTTCAGCTGCTTATCTTGGACAATTGGTCAAATCCAGCATATGGCATCATCAATTAGGTCATCCAACTAATGAAATAATGTCTGTGATGTTGAGAAACTCTAGTATACCAGTAGATATAGACAGTCAACATAGTATGTGTACTTCATGTATCAAAGGCAAGATGTCTAGACTTTCATTTCCTGTTAGGACTGATAGGAGTTCTTTTCCTTTTGAAAAGGTCCACACTGATATATGGGGACCATCTCCTGTAAAATCTCTCGAAGGTCACAGATATTATGTAACCATTGTTGATGAATATACACGATATGTTTGGATATTTCCTATGAGCAATAAATCCGATGTCTTTAGTATTTTTGTGAACTTCTGTGCATATGTTCTCAATCAGTTTGGTGTGACTATTAAGACTGTACAATCTGATGGGGGTGGGGAATACACCAGTCATTCATTCAAAGCATTTCTTGCAGCTAAAGGAATACAACAGTTACTTTCATGTCCGTATACTCCACAACAGAATGGCTTAGTAGAACGCAAACACAGACACATTGTAGAAACAGCAATAACATTACTTACAACAGCAGGATTACCAAGTTCTTTCTGGTATTATGCATGTGCTCATGCAGTATTTCTCATCAACAGGATGCCGTGTAAGTCATTATTATTGGATTCTCCCTATATCAGATTGTATAAGAAGCCACCTGAGCTGAAATCTTTAAAAGTGTTCGGATCTGCAGTTTACCCTTGGCTTCGCCCATATAATGATCATAAATTGCAGCCTCGTTCTGAAGTCTGTGTATTTCTCGGATATTGTAGAGGTTATAAAGGGGTCATTTGCTATAATCCAGTCACAAGAAAGTGTATCATATCTCGCCACATCATTTTTGATGAAAGTGATTTTCCTTTTTCAAGATCTCAGAGTACACtccaaaataaacaatctgGTATATCTTCTAGTTCAGTTACACATACAGTAGTACCAATTCCTATTCCAGTGAGCAGTTCATTATCTTCCAGTGGTCACCATGTTCATTCAGAGTTTTCAGGGCTACACCAACATATAGACAATTCTTCTCTGCCTTCAGATGAGCAAGTTGTCGATTCTCAACAGATTGGATCACAGTCATTGTCAAGCTCAAGTCCTACTCTTTCCTCATCAACTGATACACCTTCTTTGCTTCCTGTCCTCAGTCCTGCGCAACTTCAGGTAATTCTTCCTATTTCTACCTCTGATATGCACTCTAGTGTACCTTCCTCAAGCAATGTTATTCAAACAAGACTGAAGACAGGTGCTATACCTAGAAAAGATTATTCAGCCTTCTTGACCACTATACCTGAATTATCTTCCCTCCGATTACATGATTACATTGATGAGGATATATTTGGGACAAACATATGTGGCTTCTCACTTCTTGCTGATACACAGGATATTGATGAACCTAAGAATTTCAAAGCTGCTTCTAGTGTTATACAGTGGCAGAATGCAATGCAGGAAGAGTTTGATGCTTTACAGTCACAGGGCACTTGGAAACTGGTTCCTCCTCCTTTAGATCGGGGTATAATTGGAAGTAAGTGGGTCTATAAAGTGAAGAGAAATCCTGATGGGACAGTGTCGAGGTACAAGGCACGGTTAGTTGCACAAGGATTCAGTCAAGAACAAGGATTAGATTATTCCGAAACATTCAGCCCGGTTGTTCGACATACAACTGTGAGACTTATTTTGTCTTTGGCAACTCAATTCAACTGGCAGTTAAGACAACTTGATGTTAAAAATGCGTTCTTGCATGGCGACGTTGAGGAGGAGGTTTATATGAAGCAACCTCAGGGTTTTGTGAATTCTAAACATCCAAACCATGTGTGCAAGTTAATTAAGTCACTTTATGGCTTAAAACAAGCGCCTAGAGCGTGGAATTctaaatttacaagttttttaCCAGCATTGGGGTTCAAAACGTCCTTATCTGATTCCAGTCTATTTGTGAAGGTTGACAAAGGCGATGTGATACTTCTCTTACtgtatgtggatgacattattCTCACGGGGTCATCTGTTACCaagattcaatcagttgttacACAGCTTGCAGAAGTTTTTGATCTTAAAGACATGGGAATGTTAACATATTTTCTCGGGCTACAAATTTAGTATAGTTCCGATGGCTCATTATTTGTCAATCAGTCGAAATATGCTAAGGAATTATTGAAGAAAGCTGGAATGGAAAATTGTAAATCCACATCAACTCCTTCGAAGCCTCATTCTCAGTTACTTACAACTGAAGGAACATTGTTATCAAACCCCTCTCACTATCGCAGCTTAGTAGGTGCTTTACAGTATCTTACTTTTACAAGACCAGACATCTCACATGCAGTGAACGTTGTATGTCAATACATGACAAGTCCGACTGATTTACATATGCATCTTGTGAAACGAATCCTCCGTTATTTGCATGGTACATTGGAGTGTGGGTTGCGGTATACAAAGTCTGATGAGTTTCATATCTCAGCCTTTTCAGATTCTGATTGGGCAGCTGATATTAACACACGGAGATCTATTACTGGATATGTTGTATATCTGGGATCCAATCCTATATCATGGCAATCTAAGAAGCAATCCACAGTC
This window contains:
- the LOC103400461 gene encoding uncharacterized protein, yielding MRFKRGSNVEVLSKKEMPSGCWCCAKIICGNGHNYTVRYDAYEGNADNAVVERVSRDAIRPCPPPLEVSENLIPGDVIEVFDKFSWKMATITKVLGRECFLIRPVGSSRQHKVRKFEIRVRQFWQDDKWVVIGKGLNHYENRQRGELLTLKFNQNSYLKAQKNVTKTASSHLKRRSPYFCSQDEAYDGSAEKFRAVDIEGKCLRVISANLSTFSEQVDVDLPRRMQGGKDLRASLYNRKAVLPDVDVERRKPNGDVGRVFAVNLKSNDADSITCSVGSCSIDTNDSNKLPPPVSASSTEDFDDQFSDAESICQLGYEEGISLLPAKEELAAEIHRLELHAYRCTIGALHASGPLSWEQEELVTNLRLSLHISNDEHLMELRNLISGDTSIHIR